A portion of the Musa acuminata AAA Group cultivar baxijiao chromosome BXJ1-1, Cavendish_Baxijiao_AAA, whole genome shotgun sequence genome contains these proteins:
- the LOC135674092 gene encoding UPF0496 protein 1-like, producing the protein MGAHHSKRPDTPSVLLDDGGGGGGGKADIRYMAELSSYEAACRLDPELQGFDSTLQRCTSRVISSLALGVEVRSLSLDSLREITGCLLEMNQEVVKVILECKSDIWKTPELFGLVEDYFENSLHTLDFCAALEKCLKKARDGQLIIQVALQHFAEEEAEPEPEPQKDAKKKYSRTLEELRLFKAAGDPFTEEFFQVFQSVHGQQLLMLEKLQQRKNKLDKQLRSIKAWRRVSSTIFAATFAAVLICSVVAAAVAAPPVAAALAAAASIPIGSMGKWIDSLLHDYQNAVKGQREVLRSMQVGTYVAIKDMESIRVLIDKVEMEMASLLADAEFAMEDAEAVRIAMEEIKKKVEVFMRNVEEVGEQADGCSRDIRRARTVVLQRIIRNPE; encoded by the coding sequence ATGGGCGCTCACCACAGCAAGAGGCCCGACACGCCGTCGGTCCTCTtggacgacggcggcggcggcggaggcggcaaGGCCGACATCCGGTACATGGCGGAGCTGAGCTCCTACGAGGCCGCCTGCCGCCTCGACCCCGAGCTGCAGGGCTTCGACTCCACGCTGCAGCGGTGTACCAGCCGCGTCATCTCCTCCCTCGCCCTCGGCGTCGAGGTGCGCTCCCTCTCCCTCGACTCCCTCCGCGAGATCACCGGCTGCCTCCTCGAGATGAACCAGGAGGTGGTGAAGGTCATCCTGGAGTGCAAAAGCGACATCTGGAAGACCCCCGAGCTGTTCGGCCTCGTCGAGGACTACTTCGAGAACAGCCTGCACACCCTCGACTTCTGCGCCGCCCTCGAGAAGTGCCTCAAGAAAGCCCGCGACGGCCAACTGATCATCCAAGTCGCCCTGCAGCACTTCGCCGAGGAGGAAGCCGAACCCGAACCCGAACCCCAAAAGGACGCCAAGAAGAAGTACTCGAGGACACTGGAGGAGCTGCGGCTATTCAAGGCGGCCGGCGATCCCTTCACCGAGGAGTTCTTCCAGGTCTTCCAGTCCGTCCACGGGCAGCAGCTGCTGATGCTGGAGAAGCTGCAGCAGAGGAAGAACAAGCTGGACAAGCAGCTAAGGTCCATCAAGGCATGGCGGCGCGTGTCGAGCACAATCTTCGCGGCCACCTTCGCGGCCGTCCTGATCTGTTCGGTGGTGGCGGCCGCGGTGGCCGCGCCTCCGGTCGCCGCGGCCCTGGCCGCCGCCGCGTCGATCCCGATCGGGTCGATGGGCAAGTGGATCGACTCGTTGCTGCACGACTACCAGAATGCGGTGAAGGGGCAGCGGGAAGTGCTGAGGTCGATGCAGGTGGGCACCTACGTCGCCATCAAGGACATGGAGAGCATTCGGGTGCTCATCGACaaggtggagatggagatggcCTCGCTGCTGGCTGATGCAGAGTTCGCCatggaggacgcagaggcggtgaGGATTGCGATGGAGGAGATCAAGAAGAAGGTGGAGGTGTTCATGAGGAACGTGGAGGAGGTGGGGGAGCAGGCCGACGGCTGCAGCAGGGACATCAGGAGAGCCAGAACGGTGGTTCTGCAGCGCATAATTAGGAATCCAGAATGA